The Tachyglossus aculeatus isolate mTacAcu1 chromosome 22, mTacAcu1.pri, whole genome shotgun sequence genome window below encodes:
- the MYOD1 gene encoding myoblast determination protein 1 yields the protein MELLPAPLRDMDLSGPDGSLCSFAGAAAGDDFYDDPCFDSPDLRFFEDLDPRLVHVGALLKADEPAAPAALGPAAPSGREDEHVRAPSGHHQAGRCLLWACKACKRKTTNADRRKAATMRERRRLSKVNEAFETLKRCTSSNPNQRLPKVEILRNAIRYIEGLQALLRDQDGAAPGPGAPFYPAGAAPAARPVEHYSGDSDASSPRSSCSDGMMDYSGPPCVPRRRSGFDSSYYTETQNDAKVGKVSLVSSLDCLSSIVERISTESSSCPVLPLGEAGGEGAPCSPPEGTTLSESGAQIPSPTPCGQLPGAGGGGGLGDPVYHVL from the exons ATGGAGCTGCTGCCGGCGCCGCTGCGGGACATGGACCTGTCGGGCCCCGACGGGTCCCTCTGCTCCTTCGCGGGGGCGGCCGCGGGCGACGACTTCTACGACGACCCGTGCTTCGACTCCCCGGACCTGCGCTTCTTCGAGGACCTGGACCCGCGGCTGGTGCACGTGGGCGCGCTCCTGAAGGCCGACGAGCCGGCGGCCCCGGCGGCCTTGGGGCCGGCCGCCCCGTCGGGGCGCGAGGACGAGCACGTGCGGGCGCCCAGCGGCCACCACCAGGCCGGCCGCTGCCTCCTGTGGGCCTGCAAGGCTTGCAAGCGCAAGACCACCAACGCCGACCGGCGCAAGGCGGCCACCATGCGCGAGCGGCGCCGGCTCAGCAAGGTCAACGAGGCCTTCGAGACCCTGAAGCGCTGCACGTCCAGCAACCCCAACCAGCGGCTGCCCAAGGTGGAGATCCTGCGCAACGCCATCCGCTACATCGAGGGGCTGCAGGCGCTGCTGCGGGACCAGGACGGCGCCGCCCCGGGCCCCGGCGCCCCCTTCTACCCGGCCGGGGCcgcgcccgccgcccgccccgtcGAACATTACAGCGGGGACTCGGACGCCTCGAGCCCGCGCTCCAGCTGCTCCGACGGCATG atGGACTACAGCGGCCCCCCCTGCGTCCCCCGGAGGAGGAGCGGCTTCGACAGCAGCTACTACACCGAGACACAGAATG ATGCCAAAGTCGGGAAGGTCTCGCTGGTGTCCAGCCTGGACTGCCTCTCCAGCATCGTGGAGCGGATATCGACCGAGAGCTCCAGCTGCCCCGTGCTGCccctgggggaggcggggggcgaaGGGGCGCCCTGCTCGCCCCCGGAGGGCACCACCCTGAGCGAGAGCGGCGCCCAGATCCCCTCCCCGACGCCCTGCGGCCAgctccccggggccgggggcgggggcggcctcgGAGACCCCGTCTACCACGTGCTGTGA